TTCTCCCTTTGGAAAGAAGCCATACACGCGTCAAAAATGTGTTGGCTATGTGTTCATGGAAGTATTGTTCATCAGTAATGAGTCTATGTTATGGATGATGAGGTAGGGATAAATAATCCTAAGAGTTCCACTCCATCCCCAGACTCTAATTTCCAAATCCTCACCTGATTTATGTGCACTGCTATcagtgtcctctctcctcccctgctCCCTGTCCTCCTTTGGACCTTCTCCCTGCGAACTCCTCCTCcagttctgctgctgtgagcgcTCTCTCCAGTTATCTTCTCGACTCCCTCCACTGTTCTCGGGACCTGAGAACCACCGGACATCCTCCTTCTGTGAGGGGCTGTGACCACCTCTGAATCCACCTGGGGAGTAGCTCACAGGCCCCAGTCCTCCCTTCTTGGAACTGGCCCGGTAGGGTCCGCCTTGGTTCTTGCCCTGCTGACCTCCATCTAACCTGAAGTTCTGTCCTCGACCCTGGTCCTGGATCCTCCAGCTTTCCgcactgtctgctgctgctcccctcTCCCAGCCACCTTGTCTAACTCGGTAAGGCCTGCCCGAGTTTTCCATGGTTCACTTATACTAAAACTGGAGGATGAAACTTTCAGTTAATATGGAAATAGCCCTTGTGTAATCAAAACATCCCAGGCACAAATTGAATGCCAACAGGATAATTTGCCAAAATTTTGATGTCCTTTCTTAGTAACAGCATAATGCTttatttgttgcttttgtgcAGAAGTATTCATTGGCTGCAACTGCTCACAGCTTTCACAACTTATCATTTAATTCAGACCAGACTGTTGCAGAACTTCGCAGCTGAATAAAAGACAGCCAAAACTTGACCTCAGCGTCTGATTAAGTAGAGCCAACAGATGACAGTTAGCTAGCGATAAatagtttcattttcatgttgtgtaTCATAGTTGACGTCTTGTCGGAGTGCCGCAAATCTCGACTTTAATTTGACGTTGACAGATCTGAGCTGAAAATCAGACCCCGTTGGAAAACACTACTGTTAACATTAACATTGATGTTTCTCATGTTACCACGCCTATGACTAATCTAAAATCACAGTCAGGTCATTTACGGTGACTGTGTACGTACACATATAACATAGGGTTACCCAACGACTCAAGTTGCCTTGCTAACTGTAACGTTAGCCTACTACCCTAGCTCACTTCAGGAGCTTGTTATGGCATCATGTtagcgttagctaacgttagcttgctacCTTCTGCAGTCTGATTTGCCTCAAGCgctatttctttttcttcctcgaGTTAACAGCGTATAACTTCATCACGCATGTAGCTAAAATGTCGTCAATAAATTCGTGTTAGTCGCCAAACTTCACGCTAGCTAACTAGCCCCATAGCCGACCATACAGCAGCTAACGTTACTGTTAAATGCTGGTATTTAGCTTACCAGCTAGGACGCCTAACAGCTAGCTACCCGGCTAACGCGAGCgttactgtttattttatagTTTATGTAAAGCTTTTCACCCCGCAGCTGCTGTAAAGGCAGCCATCAGTAAAACCGCTAATtatccataaaatatttaagtCATTTAAATACCTTTTTTAGGTGCGCAAAGGGCATACTTGAAGCCTTGTTTCAGGTCTGACTAGGCATGATCGCTTGTCTCGCACTGGAGTTTGAAAGGTGACGTacaggctgtgtgttttgtagtcGTGAGCGTTCCGCCCACTACAAAAATAGCGCCGGACACCCTGgtttaacatattaaacaaaatCGTTCTAACATTGTAAAATAATACGATATTGTTACTAACTGCACCTTGGCGAcaatatgaaacaaacaaattcacAGTGGAGGAAACAAAACTAAAAGAACTGAAACTAAACTTGACGCGATCTTTTGGATAAATACTGACGTCACCTCAATCTCCACCTATCcccactgttgttgttttttgttttttttttttgttttttttagatgttttttaattttacataaTTAAGAAAAATCTAATCCGTTCAGAGTTTacaactgctgctgcattttggaTGGCATTGAATTcaggaaaagttttttttttttttggtgtgctGTCATATCCCAGTGGCATGTGAATAACTTCCcttctgcattttaaaaatcaaCTACTTCTGCATCAGATTTTGTGATGGTGGGCAAGCTGTGAGGATAATGTGGGCCAATTCACCCCACATCATGTGGTTCCTTGATTATTTACTATTAGGGCTTAGCAGTTAAAGCAAGTTAAAGACAAATTTTCATATAAAGACTAAAGAGagtgtaaatatttcatgaaaatgtacttaatttTAATCAATGAGCATCATATACTCTAATACAAATGTGGTTATATTAAGTTATCTAGTAATGTTTGTCAGTGTCAATGTTATCATCCTATATACTATATCCTATGTAGATCACACCCAACCCCTTCAGCCAAGACTCACAGACGATGGGGACGGACCTTCCCTCCCttgtcttctctgtttctctcagctgGTTCAGTGTCTCAGTAAACTCTTCAGCGGGAGGCAGGAGTGCTACAACCACTGACCTTTGTTATGTTCTTCTGTGCAGGTGAACCACAGCTTGCCAGAGAAGATTGTGATATATCAGGATGGTGTGTCAGACGGTCAATGGACGATGGCATTGTAGTGCAAGATCCCACAGTTGATCAAAAGCTTTGAGAATTTCCCCAGCTATGAGCCCAAGGTGGTCTTCATTGTGATCCAAAAGCACCTCAGCACCACCTTCTACTCCAAATAACATTGGCAAACCTCCATCTGCAACTGTTCTGGATCACACCCTCACTCAGAAACGCTGGTCAGTCTCAGTTTATTCAACTGAATAAGTTGTCAGTCCAATTCCAATTTGAAGGCTTATCAGATGCCTAGATGttacacagctgtttgttttggggcAGGATTTTAAAAGTCTTTCATATATGGGATTGTCCAACAAAAATGCACTGAAAGCTGACATTAAGCACTCAGCTTTGGTGAGAGGTGAGTGAGGATTATCTCTTTTGCAGAGCGGCTCTGCTTTAGCTGGTTGTTTCTTTGGGGAGTTTTCACCATCAGTTAACATGATGTTCActgacaaaatccacagtttcAGTCTGAATCCAGCTTTAGGCCACAGATGGCCTACTTAGCTTTGACACTAGCAGTTCAATTGGAAAGACATGTTAATGTGAATGGTGTTTTGGAACCCCAATGCTGGCCAGGAAACCACATGAGCACCTCGGAACAAGGTGATCTGAGATGGCTCCAGTCTGACTGGTATAATTTGTGTGAATGTAACACAGGaagagagttaaaaaaaaaaaaaaaaaagcagaaaaacagcagtgtgaaacACACCATCACAAGTGAAACTGTAATTTGTATTTCATGACTTGAtaaacacaagataaaataaatataaaataataatataaaataaataatagcTCGTGTGAAATTCATGTTTCCAGTGAAACATTTGTCCTCATCCTCGCTGAAAGGACAGATTTCTTTGTCTCACTGCGCAGACCTGCAGACAACAAAAGCTATAACATATGGTCCAAGGTTTAGGTTAATTCACTCCTACATGAGACAAGCGATTGTTTAGCCTCGGTTGTCCAGGCGACGGGAGAAAGGTGCCCTCGAGGAGCGGGGTAGACCCCGGGAAAAGTGACGTCACCAGAAGGAACACCACCCCCCAACCTTTATCCAGGAGGCGTTTGTTTTCTCAGGATGCTGAAGGCATGATCGGGCCAAATCTGCTTCTGATTGGTTTACCCTAACCCTATCTCACGCCTCATACCCAAgccaatcagccaatcagaggcagagtagggcgggCCATGACTTGGCCATCCTAGAAAAAATGTAcattcagaaaacagctgctgtgtaaGACCTGGTGTCAGTAAACACAACCAGTGGCCTGGCAGCCGGGGTGTAGACGGGCTCCAGTGAGAGATCCTGGAGATGGTGTCATTTGTGAACGGTGAATGTGGCTCCGAGACTGTTCACAAACGGAGACGGACAACCGGTGCATCTCCTCCAACAGAGGCGCTCACACCGGCCCGGCAGCGGCAGACTACCCGGTACAGAAAGCAGACACTCATGTCCAAGTTGAGTGACTCCGGTTTCGATGAAGACTTGGGATCTTCCCCGATTTCATCCCCGGCTCGGATACATGTGTCCCCGCACCGTTCAGACGAGCCTCCTGCAGGACAGCTGTCCACCTGGTACCTCCAGTACGGTGACATCGGTTACACCATCCAGAGGGCGAAAGAGGCGCAGTTTCATCCCTGCAAAAGCTTGGCACACCAGCCACAAGTAGGCCATTAGACACTTTATAcggccagtttttttttttgtttgtttgtttgtttttactatTTGTAAGAATCACTATTGTAAGAATTACTTTTCTACCAAATACTTAACTCATTGTCTGCAATCATCAGATGCAAATCCAAAACATCTGCTATCCAAAAGTATTATAATGTATTCTGAAATAGTGGTTCACTTGTGTACATAATATTGGAATAGTTCAATTCTCCAATACATTGTGTTATTCCACAGTTTACTGTGGCACCAATTATTCCACCTGATGATCTTTTGATAGATAATCATATAGTCTTCACTATCTATCTCTCAATATCTCTGCATAGCCTATGTTGTCAAAAAAATGTATTAGTCTCCTAAAGTCTTGCCATTGCAGTAGAATACAGTAGAGTAGTGGCTGAGTGCATGAATACTTGGGGATCAATGATATGAAATGAAGATACAATGGTGGGCGAAACCAGAAAAACCTTTGTATTTTTATGCACttaaacaagacaaacacaccatCTTTAAGTAACTGTTACTAAAATCCTCCTTTTTAATCTGTATGAGGTGTTATGTTTGATCCGCTGTTTAAACTAAtggattctgtgttttatttgcagcTGACTGCAGAGGCTCGGTGTACGCTCGTCAGCTGGCTCATCCCTGTGCACAAACATTTCCGTCTGTCCTTTGAGTGCTGCTGCCTGGCGGTGAACATCATGGACAGGTTCCTGGTGTCCACGCCTGTGGCTGCTGACTGCTTCCAGCTACTGGGTGTCACTGCACTCCTGCTAGCCAGTAAACAGGTGCTTTTGCGAGTGTGGTAAATGCAGAGCAGATCGTTTTTGGATTTCATGCAAAATGCTATAATTCGCTCCCTTTCTCTGTGTCCACCCAGGTGGAGGTGTGCTCACCGCGGATCAGCCATCTCCTGTCATTCTGCTGTGACGCCTTCACAAAGGAGCAGCTCTGCAACATGGAGTGTCTCATCCTCCTCCGTCTCAACTTCCGCCTTGCTGCACCCACCCTGGCATTCTTCCTGGACTATTACACCAACTGCACTGAAGCTGCCCAGCTTGTGTCTGAGAGCTCAGGTGGCGACCGGTTTGCAAGAATGaatccaaacacaaaaacaaccagGCAGTGCAGCAATCTGGCACGAAAGGTGTGCGAGTTGAGTCTAGCAGACTATGCTTTCAACAAATACCCACCATCTCTGACTGCAAGCTGTGCACTGAGGCTAGCCAGTGACttactgaaaaatgacaaaaggcCTGTTGAGCATGAAACCATCCAATCACAGGAAGACCAGTGCAACAGCTTTGTTGGTGAACTATGTACCCAAACAGACTCTGCCCAACCATCGGAGGGCCGCTCTCTGGCCTCTCTCAGGGGCCACTTCTTGTCTGTGAATCAGGGGAGCCACAACCACAATCTGGCTCAGGAATGCAAAGACAATCTGAAACTGTTGGTGTCATTAAACCAGGAGACATTGGAAGTGATGTCTACCATGTGACTACAGGTGTGCCACCATTCAGATGTGAGCAAAATGCCAAATTCCCCTCCGCTGCAGGAGGTGATATTAATGGAGTCAGTTTAAGAGGATGCTCCAGTAGACTGGTGTTTATGCAAACTTATCTAAACTTCATGTATACCTCATAGACAATCTGTTGATTGCAGCCAACGAGTGTTTTACAACTTAGCATAGTTTTGTATTTATTGCTACTATGTTATTGTTTATCAATGACGTATATTAAtatattctgtttattttaattaattctaAATCAAAGTCATTATTCACTGTATATGCACTAACTTGCATATTACGGGATTCCATTGCTATTGCGACCTCTTTAATAAAgcagctggaaaaatgtgttgtaattaattgatttattatttttaataatgaaataaatgatgagTAAAATGAACTTGTGCTGGTCTCTGAATGGATAATTGAATACAATGATTCAAACTCAGCTGGCTGGTGTTTGATGAAAAACCACTCATCTGTCTGGAAGTCATGAAGACTGGATGACATGaataagaaataatgaaatttgaaaaacaacaacaacaacaacaacaacaacaacaacaacagcgacaacaacaaaaacaacaacaaaacatcgCGTACAAGAACAAATGTTGTCTATGCTAACATATCTGGACTGAATGGGCATAAACAGGGGTTTGTAGTATCAGTCATCTGACACTATTTTCTATGCTGCAGTGTttgggcttttcttttttttttttttttttacaaagctCACTACAAATACAGTAAAAGACTGCTCTGAGAGATTGCTGACATGTAGACTACAAGAATAGTGTTTTTGTGGCTTATAGACTATTGTAGCTGTTTGGCTGCATGGAGATCAGTTCACGCAAATCGTTTGGTATATCTACTTAATAAAACGGAACAGCGCCAACAAAGCCTGGTCAGTTGAGAGGCTCTCTCTGATAATCCATTACGCGTGGCATCTCGACCTGCTGACACAGTGTCGACCACACAGGTGCATTCAGCGTTAAGGGCCAACAAGGCTTACTCTTGTTTGTTTACTAATCGAGGCATTTGTCACCAGTGTTTACTGAGCTGTCTGCTGTAATTGCCCTTTTCCTTTTCCACGTCGCTTAAATGTTGCACCAGGATTGACCTAATTTGGGTAGATGTTTTACGCACAGTTGGATAGAAACAATATGAAACAAAGAATTATTGATAATAACGTAAAACTAGGAAATCCGCTGCACAAACTGCCTCGACTGTGCCAACGGACTAGTCTGTCTGATGAAGACTATGAAGACAAAAGCTAAGGTGTTTGATTTTATAAAACAGACATGGTTTGAAGAAGGTTACGTGCGCCTCCGGCAGGACGAAGGGAATATTTGAATATGTGGCCGCAGGCGGAGGAAGAGACAGGGCACCTGCTGTAATGGCGCCGTTACGCGCGGTACCACTTCACACTTCATACCAGAAAACCGTCAGTCTGCACCAGTTTAATCTCCGAGGACGCTGTCACTCCCTGGAGACCAAATAAGTGCCTTTGATTGGGCCAAAACTATGAGGCCGCGGCATGGAGAGACACAAACCGGGAGAATTTCGCCTATAACAGCCCTACATCAAATCCTTCTGCCCTGCAGCCAGAGCTGAGCTGACGAAGatgcaaagacacagaaaggtGTTTGGTGCTATCTGCCCCAACCAAATGGGCCAACAGGGaaggagagctgcagaaagCAAAAAGGTATGAAATCTTTTCTTCTACAATAATGCGCACAACTCAGCCCAGCTCAGTGCTGTTAACAGGCTTTCTACCTGCAGGATAAGGTGCTGGTGCCAAGAAGCAGCAGTCCAGTCACAGTGTACGTGGAGCTCCCCTGCGACATTGAACAAGGTATGCGCCTCTCTGAATGACGCCTccatgcatgcgtgtgcgtaAAAAAACAGCTTAtgcaaataaattatttttgagGGTTGAATCATGCAGCTACACATTTCTCTTCCTGCAGCCTTTTCAACAATTGCATGGGACGATTTGGAAGACTGTGCGTCTTTGGTGAGACGAGAGAGCGACCCCCTCGGCTCACAGGTGAGGAGAAAGAACTTGTCAGTGTCGGACAGAAgtgtcttatttttgttttggtgacATTTGATTTTTCATGTGAATCCACTCATTCCCAACTACTTGTGtcagacaacagagagagattATTTGGTGGCAGATATTTATCACTTCTAGGCGGTTAATGTTTGACATGATGTGCTGGAATTCTGCACTCAGAGTGTTTACTCGTGACACGCAGGCTACCGCTAATTGGCCGGACTGCTGCTCGTTTTGTCCCTGAGCAGCCTCTTTGGCACAGCTCATCCTGCGCCCAAAACACAGTACGCGACGACACACCGACTGAAATGACCACCAACACATGTTCTGCCATAAAGCCATATTACCCAGCTTGGTCGTGGTGGGATTTTCAGGTGTGGGGTAGCACTGATTTCTTGTTGACTGAGAATTtaacacatttctctcttttaatGCTCAGTTTCTCTCACCCACAGGTGAATGAATCTGATGCAGATGACCAAGACTTTGGGGATTATGCTCTGGATTTCATGGCAGGTGAGTAAAGCAAACCAAATCTTCTACTGTGGAGATGCAACATTTTACATCTGAGCATTGACGTGTGTGCTATGTTACTGCTACTATAATATTaacatgtcatcatcatcatcatcatcatcatcatcttcataaAGCATGCTGACTGAACCTCTGCGTGCTTGTCTCCTCTGTCAGATTCTCCTGCCACGCTGGAGAGCAGTCTGTCTCCAGCTGAACTGGTACCATTTCAGGGATGTGTCATACCTCCCCTCACCCCACAGCGGTACTTCTCTTCAGAAGACAGTGTGGTCCGCTCCACCACAGAAGCAGTCAACCCATCCGCCCAAGATGGAGCTCTATGGAAGGGTCTCGCCCAGTGCCAAGGCAGAGCATTGGGCGATTCCGTGGAAGTCAACAATCAGGTAAATCTTTTGTGTGAAATTTAAGACCAGTGTACAGTGTAACAGATTGACTTTATGACTGTGGTGCACACCATTAGGCAATATTTCTAGGTGATTTGTGTTCAGATTGATCTAAATCATGCaacaagtgcttttttttat
This Chaetodon auriga isolate fChaAug3 chromosome 5, fChaAug3.hap1, whole genome shotgun sequence DNA region includes the following protein-coding sequences:
- the ccno gene encoding cyclin-O, which codes for MVSFVNGECGSETVHKRRRTTGASPPTEALTPARQRQTTRYRKQTLMSKLSDSGFDEDLGSSPISSPARIHVSPHRSDEPPAGQLSTWYLQYGDIGYTIQRAKEAQFHPCKSLAHQPQLTAEARCTLVSWLIPVHKHFRLSFECCCLAVNIMDRFLVSTPVAADCFQLLGVTALLLASKQVEVCSPRISHLLSFCCDAFTKEQLCNMECLILLRLNFRLAAPTLAFFLDYYTNCTEAAQLVSESSGGDRFARMNPNTKTTRQCSNLARKVCELSLADYAFNKYPPSLTASCALRLASDLLKNDKRPVEHETIQSQEDQCNSFVGELCTQTDSAQPSEGRSLASLRGHFLSVNQGSHNHNLAQECKDNLKLLVSLNQETLEVMSTM